The sequence GATGTACCTACTGCTCACGTACGCGTGCCGTGAAGACGGAGGCAGGGCAACCGGGGCCGCAGGCGCTCGTCACGGGAATGACTGGTCGGATCCTTTATAGAGGAGCGTGCCAGTAGCCCCGTTCCAGGCCAGGCAAGCGAGCTAGATGAGCGAGGCGGCGCTCTCTTCCCGGCTTTCGTCAGCCAGGCTCCCGAGCATCCGAGTGGGCAACCTGCGGCGCGCTGACTTCCGTGGCGAGGACAGGGGCGTGCGCCGCCTCCTTTATATAGAGGGCGCGGGAAGCCACAGGCTCGGTCCCCAGACTGCATGGTGGGCGGCCCGCCACAGGCGCCATCAAGCCTCTCGGTACTTCGCGTTCGGCTGGTACGAACGCCCAGCGCTTCGACGGGGACACGGCCGTCGCGCGTGCCCGGCGCGGCCGTGCTCATCGGGCAGCTCTTCGCCAAGACACTGCGGGAGTCGTCGGTGCCTCGCTCAACCAGGGAACGCTTCGGCTTTCGGGTGAGGCTCTCGCGAGACCATTGCTTACCCGGCGCACGTGCATGCCTGGCGCCGCTACCCCATCGGGGAACTCGCTTCACATGTTCATGCGCATGCTCGGTGTCGCTTCATCGCGCGCCTCTGTTCCCGTAGTGCGCCTGGTCAGTGACACGTCATCGCGGGGCTCTGTCCTCGCGGTGCACATGCCTTGCGGTGCTGCTTCACGTGCATCGCCACTCACGCGGAGCATGTCCGGCGGCGCTGCTTCACCGCGCATCGCCACTCACGCTGCGGGCATGCCCGGCGTCTGCACCACATCGAGCGCCGCACCTTGATGCGGATGCGCATGCGAACGCTCGATGCCCCACGCCTCGCGACTCTGATGCGTGTGCCCGCTCACTGTCCCCGCCGCATCGAGCTCATCACGCGCATGCCTATGCACCCGCCCGATGCCTCCACCGCCACGCCCTTCCAGATGCGTGCGCCTGCTCAGCTCCACAGCGTCGTGTCTCCGAGGCATGCGTCTTCGCACGCCCCGTATCGCGCCCTCCACCCGCACGCCCACGCACTCACCTTGCACCCATGCTGGACCGGGCCCACACCCCGCCCGCCGTTCCACGCGGAACCCCGCGGCCGAAAGTCCCCGCCCGCCGTTCCACGCGGAACCCCTCCCACCGAAAAGCCCCACCTCGCCACCCGTTCGATAGGAGCCACGGCCCTGGAAACGCCGCATCCACCCGCCGTTCCACGCGAAACCACGGGCGGAGAAAACCCCCATCCGTTACCCCATCCGCCCTCACGGAAACGCGACCGAGAGAGCAGGTAGGCAAGGGTCGCCGACAATTTGATCCTCCCCCGAAGCGAGTGCTAGGAGCGTGGATCAGCGCGCAACCGTGCACGGCTTCACGCACGGGGCCTGGCACTGTCCGGGCCAGAGAGAGGATGGACCACGTGGGTCGTATCATCTGCATCTCCAACCAGAAGGGCGGCGTGGGGAAGACCACCACCGCCATCAACCTCGCCGCGAGCCTCGCTTCCGCCGAGCGCCGCACGCTCCTGGTGGACATGGACCCGCAAGGGAACGCGGGCAGCGGGCTCGGCCTCAAGCGCGACGACCTTCACGGCACCGTCTACGACGCGCTCCTCAATGGCCGCCCCGCCAAGGAGCTCCTCCACCCCACCGAGCTGCGCTACCTCCAGGTCATCCCCGCCACGCCCGACCTCACCGGCGCCGAGGTGGAGCTCGTCGGCGCCGAGCGCCGCGAGTACCGCCTCCGCGAGGCCCTGCGCCCGCTGGCCGCCGAGTACGACTACGTCATCATCGACTGCCCGCCCTCGCTCGGCCTGCTGACGCTCAACGCGCTCACCGCCGCGGACTCGGTGCTCATCCCGCTCCAGTGCGAGTACTACGCGCTCGAGGGCCTCTCGCAGCTCACGCACACCATCGACCTGGTGAAGCAGGGCCTCAACCCCGCTCTGCAGATGGAGGGCATCCTCCTCACCATGTTCGACTCGCGCGCCAACATCGCCCACCAGGTGGTGGACGAGGTGCGGGGCTACTTCAAGAAGCAGGTCTTCGAGGTCATCGTCCCGCGCAACGTGCGCCTGTCCGAGTGCCCGTCCTTCGGCAAGCCCATCATCCTCTATGACATCAAGTCGAAGGGCTGCGAGAGCTACCTCGCGCTCGGCCGCGAGCTCATGAAGCGCGACACCCCCAAGGCCCCGCGCCGCCGCGTGGCCTGAGGTGAAGCAAAGTCTTCCGGAAGCAGCGGGGGCTCTCCGAGGTTGCCGGGGAGCCTTTGTCGTTCATGGCCGCCGTGAAAGCCCGAGCGGCGCTGGAGTCACGACGTGGTGAAAGCAGACATGCAGAAGCGGGCGCTCGGCCGAGGGCTCTCCGCCCTCATCCCCCAGGCCTCTCCCGGGACCGGCAAGGGCGGCGAGCAGGCGGCCAACAAGGCCGGCGTCCTCAAGCTGCCCATCGAATCCATCCACCGCGACAAGGAGCAGCCGCGCCAGCACTTCGACGAGGAGAAGCTCAAGGAGCTCACCGAGTCCATCAAGGCGCAGGGCGTCCTCCAGCCCATCCTCGTCCGCAAGGACGGTGACGGCTACCGCATCATCGCCGGCGAGCGCCGCTGGCGCGCCTCCCAGGCCGCGGGCCTCAAGGAAGTGCCCGCAATCGTCAAGGAGGTGACGGAGGTCCAGGCCTTCGAGTTGGCCCTGGTCGAAAATCTCCAGCGCGCGGACCTCAACCCCATCGAAGAGGCCGAGGGCTACAAGCGGCTCGTCGAGGAGTTCAAGCTCACGCAGGAGCAGGTCAGCCAGCGCGTGGGCAAGGAGCGCTCGACGGTGGCCAATGCGCTGCGGCTGCTCGCGCTGCCCGCGGACGTCAAGGGCCTGGTGGCGGACGGCTCGCTCAGCATGGGCCACGCGAGGGCTCTCCTAGGGGTGCCGCGCCTGCCGGAGCTGCAGAACCTGGCCAGGCAGGTGACGGAGAAGAAGCTCTCCGTGCGTGACACGGAGCGGCTCGTCCAGCAGAGTCGCTCCTCGGGCAAGAAGGATGCGGGCAAGACGCCGCCCAAGCAGAGCCCGCAGGTGAAGTCTCTGGTGGAGGAGCTTCAGCGGCGACTCGGGACGAAGGTTCGGCTCACTGAACGTAGCCCCGGAAAGGGCACCATCGAGGTGGACTTCTTCTCGTACGATGACCTCGACCGGCTCTTGAAGCTTCTCAGGAAGGAGTAGGACGTGGCGCTCCTTGGCGGGAAAAAAGAAGAAGCACCCAGCAAGCCTCTGTTCAGGCGGGAGGAGGAATCCGTGTCGCAGCGTTCCGGTGAGGTTCATACGCTCCTGGGCAAGGGGAGCGAGTTCGAGGGCAAGCTCACCTTCGAGGGGCAGGTCCGCATCGACGGCAAGTTCAACGGCCAAATCATCACCAAGGACGTGCTCGTCATCGGTGATGGCGCCAAGGTCCAGGCGGAAATCCAGGCCGGCACCGTCATCATCAACGGCCAGGTCGAAGGCAACGTGAAGGCCACCCAAATCATCGAGCTCAAGACGCCCGGCCGCGTGAAGGGCAACCTCGAGACGCCGTCGCTGTCCATGGACCGCGGCGTCATCTTCGAGGGCTCGCTGAAGATGGAGAACATCGGCGGTGGCGCGAAGCCGCCTCCCCCGGGTGGCGACAAGAAGTAGTGCGCGCCCGGAAGCACATCGCACTGGTGCTGGCGCTCTCCGTGCTGCCCGGCTGCAAGGGCTGTAAGGAGGAGAGCGCCGCGCCGGCTGGCCCCACGCCGGATGCCTCGGCGCGTGAGGCCTCCATGCGCTCGGGCGTGAAGGTGAACCTGCCGGACGGCTGGTCCGGGCAGGTGGCTTCCGACGACAGCGTCCAGGCGGGCCCGCCCGGCCGCCCGGTGCTTCGCGTGGACCTGCGGCGCGGGCAGGGGGCGAAGAAGCCCTCCGCGGATGAGTTGGCGGACCGCGTCCGCGCGGAGCTGAAGGGCTACGAGGTGTCGCTGGACCAGGAGGAGGAGACGGAGGGCTACACGCTCCTGCGCGTCACCATGGCGCCGAAGCTGGCGGACGGGGGCCTCGGGCTCCAGACGCCGGGGTTCTTCGGTGCGCGGCGGCTGGGGGATGACCTGTTCCTCTGTGCCAGCCTGCCTGGTGCCTCGCCGGAGGAAGTCCTCGCGGCCACCGAGGCGTGCCGCAAAATCGAGCTCCAGTCCGCGCCGCGCTGACGGGCGCGTTCTGTTCCACGATGCAGTGGCGGGAAGTCCTCACTCGCCGCCGGGCCCGGGCGTGGCAACCTTCCGCCATGGAGGCAGCCATGGACTGGAAGGACAACCTCGTCGTGGACGACGCTGGCGTGAGGGACATCCTCGCGAAGAGCCGACGCGTGGCAGTGCTGGGCATCCGCTCGGAGGCGCACGCGCACAAGCCGGCGTACTCGGTGCCGCACTACCTGCAGGCGCACGGCTACGACATCGTCCCGGTATCGGTGCACGGGGAGAAGGGGCCCATCCTGGGGCGGCCCGTGTACACGGCGGTGGCGGACGTGCCCGGTGAGGTGGACGTGGTGGAGGTGTTCCGCAAGCCCGAGGACATCGACGGGCACGTGGACGACTTGCTCAAGAAGAAGCCGAAGGTGGTGTGGTTCCAGCTCGGCATCCGGAACGACGCGGCCGCGGAGAAGCTGGCCCGCGCCGGCATCCGCGTGGTGCAGGACCGGTGCATGAAGGTCGAGCTGTCGAAGCTCCGCCACGAGCAGGCGGAGTCCTCGGGGGCTCGGACCTGACTCGACTCGGGGCGCGTCAGCGGGATGGATGCCGCGCAGGTCCGAGAGAGCGGAGTCCTCGGGGGCTCGGGCCTGACTTGGGACGTGTGTCGGGGATGGAGCTCGCCCCAGGTGCGGGAGACTGGCTGACTGAGTCGTGGTGCCGAGGTCGAGCGTGCGGACGCGGGCTTCCCTTGCGGGAGCCCGTACGCGCTCAGTGTCTGCCGCGTCCGAAGAGCGTGCCGAGTGGGAGCTTGAGCTTCGGCAGGGCCGGAGTCGTCAGCGTGTCCTCCACGCCGAGCAGGTGGACCGTCCGGTAGCGCGCATCGCGCCGGGCCGTGGGCTCGGTGTGGACTTCGACCGTGCGCGCGGCCACGTCCACCAGCCAGTACTCAGGGATGCCCGCCCTGGCGTAGATGGCCGACTTGAGCCTGTCGCGCGCGAGCGAGCTGTCCGCGACCTCCACCACCAGGAGCGCCTTTCGCGGCAGCCGGTCTTCGCGGTCCTCGGAGAGCGGCAACACGGCGAGGTCTGGCTGCGGGCGACTGTCACCGCAGCTCAGCGGGCTCTGCGGACTCACCAGGGCCTTGCCCTGGGAGGCCACCGCCAGCGCCATGGTCAGCCGCGCGATGAGGTTGGTATGGGCGGGGCCGGGCGGCGTCATCGGGACCAGGGCTCCTTCGAGCAGCTCGACGCGTTCGTCCTCGGCGAGGATGCCGGAGCGGACGAGGGCGTCATACTCCTCGGCGGTCCATCGCCTGCCCGGGAAGGCCTGAAACGCGCTCGTGAGTTCGGACGACATGAG comes from Pyxidicoccus parkwaysis and encodes:
- a CDS encoding ParA family protein, which encodes MDHVGRIICISNQKGGVGKTTTAINLAASLASAERRTLLVDMDPQGNAGSGLGLKRDDLHGTVYDALLNGRPAKELLHPTELRYLQVIPATPDLTGAEVELVGAERREYRLREALRPLAAEYDYVIIDCPPSLGLLTLNALTAADSVLIPLQCEYYALEGLSQLTHTIDLVKQGLNPALQMEGILLTMFDSRANIAHQVVDEVRGYFKKQVFEVIVPRNVRLSECPSFGKPIILYDIKSKGCESYLALGRELMKRDTPKAPRRRVA
- a CDS encoding ParB/RepB/Spo0J family partition protein → MVKADMQKRALGRGLSALIPQASPGTGKGGEQAANKAGVLKLPIESIHRDKEQPRQHFDEEKLKELTESIKAQGVLQPILVRKDGDGYRIIAGERRWRASQAAGLKEVPAIVKEVTEVQAFELALVENLQRADLNPIEEAEGYKRLVEEFKLTQEQVSQRVGKERSTVANALRLLALPADVKGLVADGSLSMGHARALLGVPRLPELQNLARQVTEKKLSVRDTERLVQQSRSSGKKDAGKTPPKQSPQVKSLVEELQRRLGTKVRLTERSPGKGTIEVDFFSYDDLDRLLKLLRKE
- the bacM gene encoding bactofilin BacM, whose translation is MALLGGKKEEAPSKPLFRREEESVSQRSGEVHTLLGKGSEFEGKLTFEGQVRIDGKFNGQIITKDVLVIGDGAKVQAEIQAGTVIINGQVEGNVKATQIIELKTPGRVKGNLETPSLSMDRGVIFEGSLKMENIGGGAKPPPPGGDKK
- a CDS encoding CoA-binding protein, whose protein sequence is MDWKDNLVVDDAGVRDILAKSRRVAVLGIRSEAHAHKPAYSVPHYLQAHGYDIVPVSVHGEKGPILGRPVYTAVADVPGEVDVVEVFRKPEDIDGHVDDLLKKKPKVVWFQLGIRNDAAAEKLARAGIRVVQDRCMKVELSKLRHEQAESSGART
- a CDS encoding Uma2 family endonuclease, giving the protein MSSELTSAFQAFPGRRWTAEEYDALVRSGILAEDERVELLEGALVPMTPPGPAHTNLIARLTMALAVASQGKALVSPQSPLSCGDSRPQPDLAVLPLSEDREDRLPRKALLVVEVADSSLARDRLKSAIYARAGIPEYWLVDVAARTVEVHTEPTARRDARYRTVHLLGVEDTLTTPALPKLKLPLGTLFGRGRH